From Macaca fascicularis isolate 582-1 chromosome 14, T2T-MFA8v1.1, a single genomic window includes:
- the CHORDC1 gene encoding cysteine and histidine-rich domain-containing protein 1 isoform X2 gives MALLCYNRGCGQRFDPETNSDDACTYHPGVPVFHDALKGWSCCKRRTTDFSDFLSIVGCTKGRHNSEKPPEPVKPEVKTTEKKELSELKPKFQEHIIQAPKPVEAIKRPSPDEPMTNLELKISASLKQALDKLKLSSGNEEDKKEDNDEIKIGTSCKNGGCSKTYRGLESLEEVCVYHSGVPIFHEGMKYWSCCRRKTSDFNTFLAQEGCTKGRHMWTKKDAGKKVVPCRHDWHQTGGEVTISVYAKNSLPELSRVEANSTLLNVHIVFEGEKEFDQNVKLWGVIDVKRSYVTMTATKIEINMRKAEPMQWASLELPAAKKQEKQKDDTTD, from the exons ATGCTTGCACATACCACCCAGGTGTTCCAGTCTTTCACGATGCATTGAAG GGTTGGTCTTGCTGTAAGAGAAGAACAActgatttttctgatttcttaagCATTGTA GGCTGTACAAAAGGTAGACATAATAGTGAGAAGCCACCTGAGCCAGTCAAACCTGAAGTCAAGACTACTGAGAAGAAGGAACTATCTGAATTAAAACCTAAATTTCAGGAACACATCATTCAAGCCCCTAAGCCAGTAGAAGCAATAAAAAGACCAAG CCCAGATGAACCAATGACAaatttggaattaaaaatatCTGCCTCCCTAAAACAAGCACTTGATAAACTTAAACTGTCATCAGGGAATGAAGAAGATAAAAAAg AAGACAATGATGAAATTAAGATTGGGACCTCATGTAAGAATGGAGGGTGTTCAAAG acATATCGGGGTCTAGAGAGTCTAGAAGAAGTCTGTGTATATCATTCTGGAGTACCTATTTTCCATGAAGG GATGAAATACTGGAGCTGTTGTAGAAGAAAAACTTCTGATTTTAATACATTCTTAGCCCAAGAGGGCTGTACAAAAGGGAGACACATGTGGACTAAAAAAGATGCT GGTAAAAAAGTTGTTCCATGTAGACATGACTGGCATCAGACCGGAGGTGAAGTTACCATTTCAGTATATGCTAAAAATTCACTTCCAGAACTTAGTCGAGTAGAAGCAAATAGCACATTG TTAAATGTGCACATTGTATTTGAAGGAGAGAAGGAATTTGATCAAAATGTGAAATTATGGGGT GTGATTGATGTAAAGCGAAGTTATGTAACTATGACTGCAACAAAGATTGAAATCAATATGAGAAAAGCGGAACCAATGCAGTGGGCAAGCCTTGAACTGCCTGCAGCtaaaaagcaggaaaaacaaaaagatgacaCAACAGATTGA
- the CHORDC1 gene encoding cysteine and histidine-rich domain-containing protein 1 isoform X1 produces MALLCYNRGCGQRFDPETNSDDACTYHPGVPVFHDALKGWSCCKRRTTDFSDFLSIVGCTKGRHNSEKPPEPVKPEVKTTEKKELSELKPKFQEHIIQAPKPVEAIKRPSPDEPMTNLELKISASLKQALDKLKLSSGNEEDKKEEDNDEIKIGTSCKNGGCSKTYRGLESLEEVCVYHSGVPIFHEGMKYWSCCRRKTSDFNTFLAQEGCTKGRHMWTKKDAGKKVVPCRHDWHQTGGEVTISVYAKNSLPELSRVEANSTLLNVHIVFEGEKEFDQNVKLWGVIDVKRSYVTMTATKIEINMRKAEPMQWASLELPAAKKQEKQKDDTTD; encoded by the exons ATGCTTGCACATACCACCCAGGTGTTCCAGTCTTTCACGATGCATTGAAG GGTTGGTCTTGCTGTAAGAGAAGAACAActgatttttctgatttcttaagCATTGTA GGCTGTACAAAAGGTAGACATAATAGTGAGAAGCCACCTGAGCCAGTCAAACCTGAAGTCAAGACTACTGAGAAGAAGGAACTATCTGAATTAAAACCTAAATTTCAGGAACACATCATTCAAGCCCCTAAGCCAGTAGAAGCAATAAAAAGACCAAG CCCAGATGAACCAATGACAaatttggaattaaaaatatCTGCCTCCCTAAAACAAGCACTTGATAAACTTAAACTGTCATCAGGGAATGAAGAAGATAAAAAAg aagAAGACAATGATGAAATTAAGATTGGGACCTCATGTAAGAATGGAGGGTGTTCAAAG acATATCGGGGTCTAGAGAGTCTAGAAGAAGTCTGTGTATATCATTCTGGAGTACCTATTTTCCATGAAGG GATGAAATACTGGAGCTGTTGTAGAAGAAAAACTTCTGATTTTAATACATTCTTAGCCCAAGAGGGCTGTACAAAAGGGAGACACATGTGGACTAAAAAAGATGCT GGTAAAAAAGTTGTTCCATGTAGACATGACTGGCATCAGACCGGAGGTGAAGTTACCATTTCAGTATATGCTAAAAATTCACTTCCAGAACTTAGTCGAGTAGAAGCAAATAGCACATTG TTAAATGTGCACATTGTATTTGAAGGAGAGAAGGAATTTGATCAAAATGTGAAATTATGGGGT GTGATTGATGTAAAGCGAAGTTATGTAACTATGACTGCAACAAAGATTGAAATCAATATGAGAAAAGCGGAACCAATGCAGTGGGCAAGCCTTGAACTGCCTGCAGCtaaaaagcaggaaaaacaaaaagatgacaCAACAGATTGA